GGAGCGAAGAGATGCTGTTGCCGGCCCTGTCCGGGACGTTCGGGGATGACGCGGACGCGATCCGGGTCGGGGACCAGCGCTCCTCCCGGGAGGCGGTGTGGTCCGCCGCCACCGCCCTCGCCGACCGGATCGCCGGCAGTGACGCGGTGGCCGTCTGGGCGACCGCGAGCATGGAGACCGTGGTCGCCGTCGTGGCCGGCCTGCTCGCGGGCGTTCCGGTGGTGCCGGTGGCCCCGGACTCCGGTGCGGGCGAACGCGACCACCTGCTGCGCGACTCCGCCGCCGCGCTGCTGCTCGCGCCCGGCGAGGCGGTGGGCAGCGGAACGCTGGCGGACGTACCGACGCCGGTCGCCGCGGTCGACCTGGCTGCGCGGGCGGGCCGCGGGCGACCCGAGCCGGCACCGGAGAACACCGCGCTGATCCTCTACACCTCCGGCACCACCGGTGCGCCGAAGGGAGCGCCGATCTCCCGCCGGGCGATCGCCGCCGACCTCGACGCGCTCGCGGACGCCTGGTCGTGGACGCCGGAGGATGTGCTGGTGCACGGCCTTCCGCTGTTCCACGTGCACGGTCTGGTGCTGGGGGTGCTGGGCGCGCTCCGGGTCGGTTCCCGGCTGGTCCACACCGGTCGGCCCCGGCCGGAGGCGTACGCCGCCGCGGGCGGCAGCCTCTACTTCGGCGTACCGACCGTCTGGTCGAGGGTCTGCGCCGACCCGGCCTCGGCCCGGGCCCTCGCCCCGGCGCGGCTGCTGGTGTCGGGCAGCGCACCACTGCCGTTGCCCGTCTTCGGTCGGCTCACCGAACTCACCGGCCAGGCGCCCATCGAGCGGTACGGGATGACGGAGACGCTGATCACGGTCAGTGGCCGGGCCGACGGTGAGCGTCGCCCGGGTTTCGTCGGCACCCCGCTGGCCGGGGTGGAGACCAGGCTGGTCGGCGAGGACGGCACCGAGCTGGACCGGGACGGCGAGTCCCCCGGCGAGCTCCAGGTGCGGGGGCCGATGGTGTTCGGCGGCTACCTGAACCGGCCGGCGGCGGACGCGGAGTCGTTCACCCCGGACGGATGGTTCCGTACCGGCGACATCGCCACCGTCGACGCCGACGGGTGGCACCGGATCATGGGCCGCGCGTCGATCGACATGATCAAGAGTGGCGGGTACCGGATCGGCGCCGGTGAGGTCGAGAACGCGCTGCTCGCCCACCCCGGGGTCCGGGAGGCCGCGGTGATCGGCGTACCCCACCCCGACCTGGGACAGCAGGTCGTCGCGTACGTGGTCGCGGACGCCGCGACCGAGGCGCAGCTGATCGAGTTCGCGGCCGGTCGGATCGCCGCGCACAAGCGCCCCCGACGGGTGCACCTGGTCGAGGAGCTGCCCCGCAACGCGATGGGCAAGGTGCAGAAGAAGCTGCTGGCCGGCGGGTGAGCAGTGCCGCCCCGTACGGCGGCGTGGCTCAGAAGCTGCTGACCAGCTTCACGAACGCCTCGTCGACCATCGCGGGATCG
The Micromonospora sp. R77 DNA segment above includes these coding regions:
- a CDS encoding acyl-CoA synthetase produces the protein MLLPALSGTFGDDADAIRVGDQRSSREAVWSAATALADRIAGSDAVAVWATASMETVVAVVAGLLAGVPVVPVAPDSGAGERDHLLRDSAAALLLAPGEAVGSGTLADVPTPVAAVDLAARAGRGRPEPAPENTALILYTSGTTGAPKGAPISRRAIAADLDALADAWSWTPEDVLVHGLPLFHVHGLVLGVLGALRVGSRLVHTGRPRPEAYAAAGGSLYFGVPTVWSRVCADPASARALAPARLLVSGSAPLPLPVFGRLTELTGQAPIERYGMTETLITVSGRADGERRPGFVGTPLAGVETRLVGEDGTELDRDGESPGELQVRGPMVFGGYLNRPAADAESFTPDGWFRTGDIATVDADGWHRIMGRASIDMIKSGGYRIGAGEVENALLAHPGVREAAVIGVPHPDLGQQVVAYVVADAATEAQLIEFAAGRIAAHKRPRRVHLVEELPRNAMGKVQKKLLAGG